One window of the Triticum dicoccoides isolate Atlit2015 ecotype Zavitan chromosome 3B, WEW_v2.0, whole genome shotgun sequence genome contains the following:
- the LOC119276889 gene encoding indole-3-pyruvate monooxygenase YUCCA2-like, whose amino-acid sequence MDHWSESEGKRVHDPIFQPRISQNCRQPVEEFCRERSKDASVTRSERCTWVPGPIIVGAGPSGLAVAACLKEKGIDSLILERSNCIASLWQLKTYDRLSLHLPRQFCELPLMPFPADYPIYPSKEKFVAYLEKYAARFGICPKYNHAVVRAEYDEKLLLWRVRSQLTGRIEEEVEYISRWLVVATGENAEVVQPEIDGLKEFKGTVVHTSAYKTGRAFAGKRVLVVGCGNSGMEVCLDLCDHNAQPHIVVRDTVHILPREMLGQSTFALSMWLLKWFPVHVVDRILLLVARTMLGDTARLGLKRPTVGPLELKSLSGKTPVLDVGTFAKIRSGDIKVYPGIKKISGRQVEFLDTRSEDFDAIVLATGYKSNVPFWLKDRELFSDKDGLPRKAFPNGWKGERGLYSVGLTRRGLMGTSVDARRIAHDIEQQLGAEGKL is encoded by the exons ATGGATCACTGGAGTGAAAGTGAGGGCAAGAGAGTCCATGATCCTATCTTCCAACCCCGCATCAGCCAAAACTGCCGCCAGCCTGTTGAAGAATTCTGCAGGGAGAGGAGCAAAGATGCTTCTGTTACTCGCTCAGAGCGATGTACCTGGGTTCCCGGTCCTATTATCGTGGGTGCAGGACCATCAGGGCTTGCCGTTGCTGCATGTCTCAAGGAGAAGGGTATCGACAGCCTCATCCTTGAACGCTCCAACTGCATAGCTTCTCTGTGGCAGCTCAAAACATATGATCGTCTGAGCCTTCATCTTCCACGGCAGTTCTGTGAGCTTCCTCTCATGCCTTTCCCTGCTGATTACCCTATTTATCCCTCAAAGGAGAAGTTTGTAGCGTACTTGGAGAAGTATGCTGCACGGTTCGGCATCTGCCCCAAGTACAACCATGCGGTGGTTCGTGCAGAGTATGATGAGAAGCTTCTGTTATGGCGGGTGAGATCGCAACTTACAGGCAGAATAGAAGAGGAGGTGGAATATATATCTCGGTGGTTGGTTGTGGCGACTGGTGAGAACGCTGAGGTTGTGCAGCCAGAGATCGACGGACTAAAAGAGTTCAAGGGAACGGTTGTGCACACCAGTGCATACAAAACTGGCCGTGCATTTGCAGGGAAGCGTGTTCTTGTTGTTGGGTGTGGCAACTCTGGCATGGAGGTCTGCCTAGATCTCTGCGATCACAATGCACAGCCCCATATTGTAGTAAGAGACACT GTACACATCTTGCCCAGGGAGATGCTGGGTCAGTCTACCTTTGCGCTGTCAATGTGGCTGCTCAAGTGGTTCCCAGTCCACGTGGTGGACCGGATTCTACTGCTCGTAGCACGGACCATGCTTGGGGATACTGCTCGGCTTGGGCTAAAGCGGCCTACCGTCGGTCCCCTCGAGCTCAAGTCACTCTCAGGGAAGACCCCAGTTCTTGATGTTGGCACATTTGCAAAGATTAGGTCTGGTGATATCAAG GTGTATCCGGGCATCAAGAAAATATCAGGACGACAGGTAGAGTTTTTGGACACACGGTCGGAGGACTTTGATGCAATTGTGCTTGCCACTGGCTACAAGAGCAACGTCCCCTTCTGGTTGAAG GACCGGGAGTTATTTTCGGACAAAGATGGATTGCCAAGAAAAGCATTTCCAaacggatggaagggtgagaggggGCTCTACTCAGTCGGACTCACCCGACGTGGCCTGATGGGAACCTCGGTCGACGCGAGGAGGATCGCTCACGACATCGAGCAGCAGTTGGGTGCTGAAGGGAAGCTCTAG